A genomic region of Nymphaea colorata isolate Beijing-Zhang1983 chromosome 2, ASM883128v2, whole genome shotgun sequence contains the following coding sequences:
- the LOC116247255 gene encoding uncharacterized protein LOC116247255, translating to MNKVPKQSRGSPQTLPAAKPTRRRKPLSDRNSSSSTSSDAPLPPRGCFRFLLSNSNSRSTPRKSPKPNEQSSASSSRPRCRSRAPPLGNGGKDQSSQEIAKNGGTCTRPPDNGTHPCPSSSSNGNYTISTPGRVNEQGAPPVQASISPEIHCGSEVVKDGSACFAAGHLVSKVKDRRKCRPRGILTVGENVKLGVEMDCKVNASAIVPIPAEASVRWLASPGDAKGSSQNGSSTSPRCSPRDGIEVGKDGRFRKLGWEMSGQTGVDRCCDAKADAGNGSFASPWNDTGTVIQYKCGSLFDQNKAADCHKYGCEDEESTKNGLHDSPGVEVKVEFENKGGPREATNSCITGSYSEDSQKKSFAFDRDELILGETMWFRDKDCSDSLELGHGTGGGDDHNCCRSGESPKNGSFVFSGLVCFPSDEVELGFQYNWVRSPSNFSAEDGTLEWELRSKNSFRSDKYEVAVTHSENKPTQSLLEAEISDPTFGHEVITNHPEVNRRQSLSEVETSPHSVGYEDTAPDIKALRSLSEVPCSSGTESASARCDLHSTSKALSSSSESNYRKRHQNHPDKQTCCIEFQENRHEEASPISEETSFCECNRLLGCADISESTATHKYGVTVGRGNMLDVDESREASLVPRENPSSESKRLLSKLRSESDGKVGHQDCSPTGNKFSKLDLRKCKEGSLVIQEAPSSEDKEPFSCLNISEISPVSSPFSDGSLWKQNAMCTPSTDSDVGSFEPNSMDEVLRTLRETHDRSDFLPLPGFDFRFYCPATPYHSANGARMWDPSTDLDAIRLEELHERGNELLSPTFDNISHMRISWREGLVSRMFEMDAPDISDWKLEAEDKTHSEFDFDHDPNLGSPVLDDEKLLELGSGFGSFELLNEPQDRGTKDLDWKLCYRNSLFEETA from the coding sequence ATGAACAAGGTGCCAAAGCAGAGCAGAGGCTCACCTCAAACTCTGCCAGCCGCGAAGCCAACCAGGAGGAGGAAGCCCCTATCGGATCGCAACTCCTCTTCATCGACGTCCTCCGACGCGCCGCTGCCACCAAGAGGCTGCTTCCGCTTCCTCCTTTCCAATTCCAACTCCAGGAGCACGCCCCGCAAGTCCCCGAAGCCCAATGAGCAGTCTTCGGCTTCATCGTCTCGCCCCCGCTGCCGATCTCGGGCTCCGCCTCTTGGAAATGGTGGCAAGGATCAATCTTCCCAGGAGATCGCCAAGAACGGGGGAACCTGTACAAGGCCTCCCGACAACGGTACGCATCCCTGCCCCTCGAGTTCTTCGAACGGAAATTATACCATTTCGACGCCTGGTAGAGTGAATGAGCAGGGCGCTCCACCTGTTCAGGCGTCCATCTCACCTGAGATACACTGTGGATCTGAGGTTGTCAAGGATGGTTCGGCTTGCTTTGCAGCCGGGCACCTCGTCTCCAAGGTCAAGGATAGAAGGAAATGTAGGCCCAGAGGAATCCTCACTGTTGGGGAGAATGTGAAGCTGGGGGTGGAAATGGATTGCAAGGTTAATGCTTCTGCAATCGTTCCAATACCCGCAGAGGCGTCAGTCCGATGGCTGGCATCCCCTGGCGATGCAAAAGGAAGCTCCCAAAATGGGTCATCTACTTCTCCAAGATGTTCCCCTCGGGATGGAATTGAGGTAGGAAAGGATGGTAGGTTCAGGAAATTAGGATGGGAAATGAGTGGCCAGACTGGTGTTGACCGTTGTTGTGATGCTAAAGCAGATGCTGGAAATGGGTCGTTTGCTTCCCCTTGGAATGACACAGGAACAGTGATTCAGTACAAATGTGGCAGCTTATTTGATCAGAATAAAGCTGCCGACTGTCACAAATAtggttgcgaagatgaagaaagTACTAAAAATGGGTTACATGACTCTCCCGGGGTTGAAGTTAAGGTGGAGTTTGAGAATAAAGGTGGTCCGAGAGAGGCTACAAACAGTTGCATCACAGGTAGCTATTCTGAAGATTcccaaaaaaaatcttttgcttttgataGGGATGAATTAATATTAGGGGAAACGATGTGGTTTAGAGACAAAGATTGTAGCGACAGTCTTGAATTAGGGCACGGGACTGGTGGTGGTGATGATCATAATTGTTGTAGATCTGGAGAAAGCCCCAAAAATGGATCTTTTGTCTTTTCTGGATTGGTCTGTTTTCCAAGTGATGAAGTTGAGCTCGGCTTCCAGTATAACTGGGTTAGGTCTCCATCTAATTTTAGTGCTGAAGATGGAACCTTGGAATGGGAATTGAGATCGAAAAATAGTTTTAGATCTGATAAATATGAGGTTGCGGTTACTCATTCAGAGAATAAACCCACTCAATCACTATTAGAAGCTGAGATTAGTGATCCGACGTTTGGGCATGAAGTTATTACTAATCATCCAGAGGTTAATCGCAGACAGTCATTGTCAGAAGTCGAGACTAGTCCTCATTCTGTTGGATACGAGGACACAGCTCCAGATATTAAAGCGCTTCGGTCATTATCAGAAGTTCCATGCAGCTCTGGCACTGAATCAGCATCTGCCCGTTGTGATCTTCACTCTACATCAAAAGCCTTATCCTCGTCCTCAGAATCCAATTATAGAAAGCGTCATCAAAACCATCCAGATAAACAAacttgttgcattgaattccAGGAGAACCGCCATGAAGAAGCATCTCCAATATCAGAGGAGacatcattttgtgaatgtaaCAGGCTTCTTGGTTGTGCAGATATATCAGAATCAACTGCTACTCACAAATACGGTGTTACAGTTGGTCGTGGCAATATGCTTGATGTTGATGAAAGCAGAGAAGCGTCGCTAGTCCCACGAGAGAATCCATCTTCTGAATCCAAGAGGCTTCTTTCCAAGCTTAGATCAGAATCAGATGGTAAAGTTGGTCATCAAGATTGCAGTCCCACGGGGAACAAGTTCAGTAAGCTTGACCTTAGAAAGTGCAAAGAAGGATCATTGGTCATACAAGAAGCACCATCTTCTGAAGATAAGGAGCCTTTTTCTTGCCTGAATATTTCTGAGATTTCACCAGTGAGTTCTCCGTTTTCAGACGGATCTTTATGGAAACAGAATGCAATGTGCACACCTTCTACAGATTCAGATGTTGGTTCTTTTGAGCCCAATTCAATGGACGAAGTTCTTCGGACTTTGCGGGAGACTCATGACAGATCTGATTTTTTACCATTGCCAGGATTTGATTTTCGGTTCTATTGTCCTGCAACGCCTTATCATTCGGCTAATGGTGCTCGCATGTGGGATCCATCAACTGATTTGGATGCTATCCGCTTGGAGGAATTGCATGAACGAGGAAATGAATTGCTGAGCCCCACCTTTGATAATATTTCACATATGAGAATCTCATGGAGAGAAGGTCTTGTTAGCAGAATGTTTGAAATGGATGCGCCTGATATCAGTGACTGGAAGCTCGAAGCAGAAGACAAGACACattctgaatttgattttgatcATGATCCGAATTTGGGCAGCCCAGTGTTGGATGATGAGAAACTTCTTGAACTTGGAAGTGGATTTGGGtcttttgaattgttgaatGAACCACAAGATAGAGGAACTAAGGACTTAGACTGGAAACTGTGCTATAGAAACTCATTATTCGAAGAAACTGCATAG